GCATACCGTTGAACCTTGCTCTGCTTCCGTTTTACTGCCAACTTCTCTCTCACCCCCCTGTCTTCGCCTTCTGTCGACCCAACCATCCCGCCCGTCCGCTCGTGTCGTCTGCCACATTCATCGACAGACTTGCGCAAGCTGCCGCCCGGAATAGGTTGGGTTTAGGTGCCTGGATCTCTACCTTGCGCCCTTCTCACCACATACCCGCGCTCTCGAGGCCCTCGATCTCGCCCACGCCCCCCAATGACGAGGAGCCAACCACGATGATCCATCTTGAAGCCTGCATCGCCATTCATCGTCCCTGCTAAGGCCCGCCCCGGTGGCATGCTATGCTCCCTCGACTTTCACTCGACCATTCTTGCAGGCTACCGTAATCATGGACAAGTCATCTGCCGTCTCTGACGGCCCCTCCGGCCTCGGCCGTACTGCTTCCAACTTGTCCGATAGACTACGCTCCAATACTCCCGATCCTTCTGCtacctcatcaacaaccacaaccacgaCAGGCAGCCAGAACTCGAGACATTCTTCCACAAACAACTCTGTTGGCCCTTCGCCTCTCGCCTCCAGGGATTCATCACCCACACGACGTCCGCGAAGGACCCCCTCAGCAAATCGACTCCCCGGTACTCGATCCCGCAAGAACAGCCAGACCGACCAGAGTCCCTCGCGCCCAACACGACCAAGCTACACTTCCGCCGCTCCAGCGCGCTCCTTGTCGTCAACAACAACCCCCACACTCCTCCCCTCGCAAGACCAGCAGCAGATTCAAGCGCCGACTCCACAAAAACCAGGTTTCAATACGGATCTGAGGGATAGCAATAGTCCGCGATGGCCCGTCTCGCCCCGCTTGCGATCACCTCCTCCCCAGTTTAGCAGGCCTGGGATGCCTGCTCGCCGCAGTGAACACGACCTGCCTTCTATCAACGTCCAACGACCCAGCCCTTCACCACAGCCGGTGGACCAGACCACGCCAGAGAGTGAGATGGAGGAATCACAATTCCCTTCTGGAATCAGGACTCCGGCCCGAGGGGCTCTGGAAACGGTTCAGGAAGTCAGCCTACCAAATTCTCCAAATCCTCCCAGCAACCCAGCTCTCGTAGAAAagttgaaggagaagctctCCGGTGCTGAGAGCCATTCCGATACTGCACTTGCCGATGCCCGGACCTTGCGAGCTCGAGCCAACTTGACCGGCCAAGAGAGTGGGAGCGACACCAGTAATAACAAGACTGAGCCGAGAAGAACGACATCAGTCCCTCCGCCCATGATCACGCGACAGTCTAGTGCCATGTCGACGAAGCAGATGAAGGCGAAGCAGGACGGTTCTACACAAAGCATGACGGTTGAGACTGAAACCGTCCCGAGTGTTCCTCAAGTTGCTCTCGCAACTGGCCCGAAAAGCGAGGGTCCCAACGGTACTCTGAAGACGAAACAAAGTACCGAGAccatcaagcccaagaaggaaaagaggaagacgacgcGCAAGCAACCCGCTGTCAATACGGGGAATGGTGAGCTATCGCCTCGCCATGCGATAGGATGTGACTGCTAACAAATCTTAGCTTCATCGAAAGCAGATATCTTTGAGGCATCCATTGCGAGCGCTGTCGATGAGGCTAATACCTCGGACTCGGAGGAAACCTTTGTATATGATTCTAACCCTCCAGATGGAAATGACCGAGCTGGACGGCGATTTCATTCTCGGACTCCCAGCGCGACCTCCATGGCCAGCCAGGCTGACCGTCAAAATCTGCGTTCCATCTACGGTATCATGGAGGGTCCTGGGCCTGTTCATGGACCTAAAAAGACGATGAAGTTCGTCAATACTTTCACTAGCAACGGAAACGACAACTTGACGGTTGGAGACGAAGACAAAGCCTCCAACCGTGGAGGCGGTAGCGGATCGACACGAGGCACGACAAGGCACCATCATCACATTGGCCGCTGGGGTCGTCAACCCGGTAATGGCCATCCTTCACTCTTTGATAATGAGTCTCCGTTCCCGAACGCGGCGAGAACCAAGCTTGCGGGTGCCAATTCCCGCAACTCATCTGGACCTCCAAGCCCACGAAATGCCCATTCGAATCGAAACTTTGGTCATAAGCGTTCCGCGATGCAAATGTCATCGAGCTATGATATGGACGATACGACTGGGGCGGACGACGAGCGTACGCCGCTCATCGGCTCAATGCGATCCGGACGCTCGCAACGAAATCGACGGGGGCCACACAATCTGCGACAGGCCGAGTCGCAGACATTTACGAGACGGTCGTCATACCTGAACCGGTTCGCGGCATGCCTGGTCCTCACCATGATGTTCATGCTGGTGATTACCGGTGCCATCGGTTTCATGTTTGCCACTTCACAACCAATGACTGGAATCGAAATCACTGCCATCCACAACGTGGTGACCAGTGAACAAGTCTTGATGTTCGACCTGACCGTCAAGGCGCACAACCCTAATATCGTTGTCGTCACAATCGACCACGCAAACCTGGAAATATTTGCGAAGTCAGAGTACACGGGGACAGATTCAGATTGGTGGACACGTCCGCATAACCCAGGAGATATCCTGCCTCGGGATGATCCTGTGAACGATCCACCACTGGATGACCCTGACCCCGACGACGACCTCAAACCCAATGTTCTGTTGGGACGGATCACAGAGTTCGACAGCCCTCTGACATTCGAGGGCTCTCTCTTTCACCAAGGCACCTCATCGTCAACCGGCGAGATGCAGCTGGGATATCCACTGAACGGAACAGCAGGCGGCTCGAGACGATGGGAACGAATCTATCAGAACGAGTTTGACCTCATCGTCAAGGGTGTCGTTAAGTACACCCTTCCGATGAGTGCCCGCGTCCGTAGCGCGACGGTATCCGGAAGAAAGACAGTGAAGCCGAACTCAGCTAACGATCCATCCCACAAGCCGAACAGCACCACACTGGATCTTTCTAACTAGACGGGGTTCTGCCTGAAGAAAGGCGGAACCCCTTCTGGCCTTTCCTTTGTCACAACAACGAACGTTTGTCTTGTGTATTTTGAGCGCGCATGGCATGACATCTTGGGGATCGGCGGGCGTTGGATGTCAATTTCCAACCACATGATGGCTGATCATTAAAGGAACATGGAGATGCAAGATTTTGACTCATTGGTTTATAGACAGGGATAACGCCCATGCTTCCTGTCAGGTGTTTCTTGGGTGGTTTTTACGCGCGCTGGTTTCATTACTCCGGACGGCCAGCCTGACAAACACAAGACAATGTGTGCCGTGGTGCAAGTATGCCTTGCCACGGGGGTTTGGACACGGAGAAGGGTTATGGATGGAGTTATTGCTTTTGTTTTTCGTTCTACAAAACCTTATAGATGGAAAAGCGGCAACAATATGTTGTAATTGTAACGGCTTatgacaacaccaacaaacaAGAAAATTATGAGTCGTCGAGACTCGGGGGAAATGGAGGCTTGGAGCACATATGAGATACATAGGGTGGAAATGAGAAAGGCATATCTTACTGAATCCATAACTGAGCATGCTATATCGTAAAGACAAAAGGTATTTGATTGGATCTCGTAATATCTACTCTGAGAGCACGCTGTTCAATGTGAAGACGCCCCAACGCCATCTCTTTTATACGCCGACCTTGGCCCATTCATATCCGCCCACCCAGTACTCATTCAGACTTTTCAGATCGTAGAGCGTATCAAGAGAAGTGGATGCCCTCCTCGTTGAAAGCAAACAGGAGACGGAGGAAGTCGTTTTCGTCACACTTTCCGGATCGCTTGTCAGCCAGCTCGGTCACGTCCTCGAGCACCTTGCGGATCTTCTCTCGGACGAGTTCGGCCACCTTTGTCTTCTTTCGCTTGCTCTTTGTCTTGGCAGTTGCTGAGTTTTGCATCTCCTTGAAGAAATCGGgggcatcttcatcctcatcgacgTCCATGCCGCCCTCCTCGGCGTCACCATCCTCCATGTCCATATCGTCGTCCTGGCCATCCTCCACCAGGGTGTCATCAACGGGAACGCCGTTCATGGCGCACCAAGTACGGTAATTTCGCTCAACCATGGCCAGTACCTCCTTGGTGCCGAGCCAACTCGCGCGAAGAGTCTTGTTCTTGCGGACGAAGCACACTCGCAGGAGTCCATCCCACTCGTCCCAGCTGACGTTGGGGCGGTCCTTGCCCGTCTTGGGCTCAATACGAACAACGGAGGACTCGACTTGCGGCGGGGGGCGGAAGTTGTTCTTGCCGACCTTCATGATGTGGGTGATCTTGGCCCAGAACTGGGCGTTGACCGAGAGGCGGCAGTAGAGGGCGTCACCGGGGCGGGCTGTCAGGCGCAGGGCAAATTCGCGCTGGAACATGAGAACTGAGGTACGAGGAGGGTTTGGAAGGGAGAGGAGCTTGAAGACGAGGGGACTGGAGATCTACGCAAGAGTTGTTAGTTCTTGTTCATGGCACCTTGACAAGGCTGGTGTGGCATACTTGATAGGGGGTGTTTGATATGCAAACGTCAAACTGCGGGAGCTCAGTCTTGATGACATCGCCCAGCAAGACCTCGAGTTTCCTCTGCTCAGGCGTTCCCTGCACACGCTTGGTGACTTCGGCCGCCATTCGGGGATCGACCTCAACACATATGCACTTCTTTGCGCGCTCCAGGATACGGACTGTCAGGTTACCAGTACCGGGACCGACTTCGAGAACGGTATCCGTCGGCTTGAGGAAGGCCTTCTCGACAATGGCATCCGAGACACCGGGGTTCTTGAGAATATGCTGGCCAaagttggtgttgaacttGAAGACgttgttcttgttggagCTGGAACCGctacctccaccaccaccgcttGGTCGCTCGTACGGCGTGCTCGATGCGCTGCCACGCTTGGCGTGCTTTATCTTGGCCATGGTGTACTCAATttggcctcgtcgtcgctggttCTGCGATTCAAAATCACTAGAAATCAAATCGTGGGGTTCCTTGTGGAGGGGCGTTGGtgaactttttttttcggcGTTATCTTATCAATTAAGAGACGGGGCGTGCCAATATGCCCCAGCCCGGGTGTCAAAATATCGCAGAAAACAGTGGGCTCATTGCCGGGCTGCGTTGGGATTTTCACCCGTATTCTTTCTGTTTTGGACCTCTCCATCAGCCTCAGTTTACTGCCTAGACATTGGCTTGTGGCTAAATTGGAGCTCTGTCGCAACATCCTTCTTTCTTCAAACCCAACTCATCACCTTCACTCAACACAATCGCTCATTTCAACCTCTAATATCGGAAGCGCCAACAGGCCCAGTCGCGAAAATGTCGGGACGACGCGACTTTCTCAACCAGCCAGCGCCCGAGAACTATGTTGCTGGTCTTGGACGAGGCGCAACAGGTTTCACGACACGATCCGATCTTGGTCCGGCTAGGGACGGTCCCAGCGAAGATCAGATCAAGGAGGCCCTTGCGAAGCGCGCCGCTCAGCTTGGCCTCGCGCCGGACAAGAAggggaaagagaaggaaaaggaggacgagggcggcgacgacgacgatcgaTACCAAGATCCCGACAACGAGGTTGGACTCTTCGCCGGTGGCGTGTACGacaaagatgacgaggaggccgatCGAATATGGGAATGGGTAGACGAGAGGATGGACCGAAGAAAAAAGCAGCGAGAGGCGCGAGagcaggccgagaaggacgagTACGAACGCAACAATCCCAAGATTCAGCAGCAGTTTTCCGACTTGAAGCGCGCCCTAGCGAGCGTCACGGATGACGAGTGGGCGAACCTGCCCGAGGTTGGCGATCTGACTGGAAAGAACCGACGTAGCAAACAGGCGCTGCGACAGAGATTCTATGCTGTCCCCGACAGCGTCCTTGCGGCGGCACGCGACTCGACCGAGATGGGCACAACTGTCATGGACGAGGGTACGGCATCTAGCTCTGGTGACGTTTCAGACGGGACCATGACGAACTTTGCCAAGATCGGAGCAGCTCGAGACAAGGTGCTCAAGTCCAGGCTGGAGCAGGCTGGCACAGACTCGGTTGCGGGAGGAACATCGACGAGCATCGATCCTCAGGGCTACCTCACGAGCCTCAACAAGATGCAGATGAGTGAGGCGCAGGCCCAAGTTGGAGACATCAACCGTGTGCGCGAGCTGCTGCAATCGGTGGTCAAGACAAACCCTACGAATGCGCTTGGCTGGATCGCTGCGGCACGATTGGAAGAGCTGGCAGGCAAGATTGTTACAGCGCGGAAGACGATCGACAAGGGCTGCACGCAATGTCCCAAGAGTGAGGATGCGTGGCTGGAAAACATTCGTCTCAACAACGACTCCCCCAACGCGAAGATTATTGCTCGCAGAGCTATCGAGGCGAACAACACTTCAGTGAGGCTATGGGTGGAGGCCATGAGGTTGGAGACGCTCCCTAGCAACAAGAAGCGAGTTATTCGGCAAGCTCTGGACCACATCCCCGAGTCAGAGGCTCTGTGGAAGGAGGCTGTCAACTTGGAGGAGAACCCAGACGATGCCAAGTTGCTTCTGGCCAAGGCAACAGAGCTCATTCCTCTATCGGTTGACCTTTGGCTGGCTTTGGCCCGTCTGGAAACACCTGAGAACGCCCAAAAGGTCCTGAACAGAGCTCGAAAGGCTTGCCCGACATCACACGAAATCTGGATTGCAGCCGCGCGATTGCAAGAGCAGCTTGGCCAAGGAAACAAGGTCAATGTCATCAAGCGTGCCGTCCAGGTTCTCGCAAAGGAGTCTGCCATGCCCAAGCGTGAAGAGTGGATCGCCGAGGCTGAGCGgtgcgaggaggagggtgccATTATTACCTGTGAGAATATTATCCGAGAGACTCTTGGTTGGAGTctagacgaagacgacgatcgCAAGGACACATGGATGGAGGACGCAAGGGCAAGCATCAACCGAGGCAAATACGAGACGGCTAGGGCGATCTATGCCTACGCGTTGCGAGTGTTCGTCAACAGCAAGACGATGTGGATGGCCGCAGCAGACCTGGAGAGGAACCACGGCTCTCGAGAGTCACTCTGGCAGGTGCTGGAGAAGGCCGTCGAGGCATGCCCCAAGAGCGAGGACCTGTGGATGATgctggccaaggagaagtgGCAAGCGGGAGAGGTGGACAACGCACGACTTGTGCTCAAGCGAGCCTTCAACCAGAACCCCAACAACGAGGATATCTGGCTGGCTGCCGTCAAGCTCGAGTCGGAGAATGGCAACGCGGAGCAGGCAAGGAAGCTGTTGGAGATTGCCCGTGAGCAGGCCCCGACAGATCGCGTATGGATGAAGAGCGTGGTGTTTGAACGGGTGTTGGGCAATGTCGAGGCAGCACTTGACCTTGTGCTACAGGCTCTTCAGCTCTTCCCGGCAGCAGCGAAGCTGTGGATGCTCAAGGGCCAGATCTACAGCGACCTAGGCAAGCTGGGTCAGGCGAGAGAAGCTTACGCGACTGGAGTTAAGGCGGTGCCCAAGTCTGTGCCTCTGTGGCTTCTATATGCACGTCTTGAGGAGAATGCCGGTCTTACCGTCAAGGCTCGATCGGTACTTGATCGTGCTCGACTAGCAGTGCCGAAGAACGCCCAGCTGTGGTGCGAGTCGGTACGATTGGAACGGCGAGCGGGCAACCTGGCACAGGCCAAGTCAATGATGGCTAAGGCGCAACAAGAGGTGCCTAAGAGCGGACTGCTCTGGGAGGAGCAGATCTGGCACCTCGAGCCACGGACACAGCGCAAGCCTCGCAGtcttgaggccatcaagaaggtGGACAGCGACCCGATCCTGTTTGTGGCGGTGGCCCGCATCTTCTGGGGTGACCGCAAGCTAGACAAGGCTCAGAACTGGTTCGAAAAGGCTCTGGTGCTGGACAGCGACTGCGGTGACTCGTGGGCGTGGTACTACAGGTTCCTGTGCCAACACGGCACTGAGGAGAAGCGGGCGGATGTGGTGACCAAGTGCGTGCTCAATGAGCCGCGGCACGGCGAGGCGTGGCAGGCTGTGGCCAAGAAGCCTGAGAACGCCAGGAAGAGCTGTGAGGAGATTCTCAAAATAGTTGCTGCGGAGCTTGAGTAGCGGTTTAGACGAGACCGAGGGAGGTTAGCTTGCAGCATTTTTAGAGCTTAAATATCAAAATAGCTTGAGGGTTTTGGAGTTTGGAAGCTGGGTTGCTTTATCGATACTAGGGAGGTTAGAGAGGTAGACATCATCCATGATGGACATGTCATGATGCACACACGAATAATATTCTTCCCTACAGAGTCTTGATCCAGGTGAGAGGTTGATCTGATGTATGATCATCATTCATTGTTTAACTGATTATTACAAAAGACAAATGGTCAGTCTCTCTGCTCCTGGGTGAGAATGTCCCATCCGCTCAATCCATGCCTTATTACGAGATCCGATGTTGATGAAAATGGTACACTTGCTTTCCAATGTTTGCAAGGCTCGTTTAtttgctgccgccgccgaacCAGCTCGAGATGCcgctcttggccttggcggctTCCTTCTCGACCTTGTTGTCGAACTTGTCGACGGCCTTCAAGGCCTCTGCCTTGGCGTCTTTGGCGTACGATTCAACGTTGCTCTTGGCTACTGATGCCTGGCGGTCGGCCTCGGCCAGCTGAACATTTTCTGTTAGTATTTGAGCTTTCGTGGGTCGCTGGGAAGACATACAGCCTTGTCAACTTGGGCGCCAGCTTGTTGGCCGTAGCCCTTGAGGTCCTTCTCGGCGTCAACGGGAGAGCGACCGGGGAGGTGGCTCTTGACCTCGGCAGCGGCGCGGTGGGCATCGCCTGTGAAGAGTGTGTCAATATCACGGTCGCAATGCGTAATTGGTGTGAATTAGAGGATGCGCGTACTCTGTGCCTCCTCCTTAGCAACCCTGGGGCTTCCGCCAGCGCTGTAGAGGTAGTAGCCGACACCAGCGGcggcaccaccaccgagaaTGAGGGGAAGACGGGACTTGGACATGATGAATGACTGTGAGGTGTGTAAAGTCGAGAAAAGGGTTCTTTAGCAACAGCGTGTGTATTTGTTGGGTTAATGTCGGACAGTTGTGAGATGGCGAGAATGATATGGATCGTGAATGAATGACGGAAGGGGAGACGGGACggtatttattaagctacgAAAGGTCCGAGAGTTTCCTCATGTACCCTCGTCGACTTCCAGGCTCTGCCTACCTGCCTTGCTTTCCTTGGGCCGAAATTTCCCATGTGCTCATGACGGTTGCGGGTGGTTGCAAATACATGACGTAGGTGCTGCGTTGACGGCGGGGTTGGAACCAATTCGATCTGGGtcgcgatggtgatggcttgaTGTAGAACCTGAAGGAATACTCGATTGAGCGactaggtttttttttatttgtGAATTAAAGACGTTGTAGGGAGTTGTTGTTGAATTGAAAGCTGCATATCTATAAACGGCTTCGAATCATGGTAAATCTGCCGCGTAGTTGTAGGGACGGACTGTTGAACATCAATTGGGAGCTACACCACGTACGTTATGTCTTTAGTGCTCAACTAACATGTCTACCCCCTGCAGAAGTCGGGTTCCAGTAGGTTGGAATTGACTCAATGTTAACCTGTTCCATGACAGTCTCGGCAACGTTTCCTTGCGGTGACTCTCAGCCGACTAGAACAATCCAACTGCCGGATGCGTTTAATCTCTGTTCTTCAGTAGGGTATACCTCTTGAGACATCCATGTCCACAACAGCTGAATCAATAACACCGAGCCCCATCACCCGTCACATCTTGTCGTTGAATTATCATGGCCGAGTCCATCAAGACTTAATGTCGATCACCAGTTTGCCCCACTGTTCGTCGCCCTCGATGGACCCGCCGACAGCGGCATTACATCATTGAACTCGTCGCTCCCTGGTCTTTGCCCACATGAGCTTCCTACCCTATCGACAAGTCCTGGTGAAGATCACGAAGCGATACAACGCGGTTCTTTCAATTGGAGAAGCTATTTGATGTTTTAATTAAGGCCTCATCCTTGGTCAAAGAAGCCTCCCGCCTTCTTCATTCCTCAATGCTAGAAGGTTGCCGTAGCCCTAGCTTCAACGGAGGATGCCTCCTGGTGGTTCCCCTTCCATCTTAGCTGGGCGCCCCGCCGCAAGATCGTCCTGCTAAAATCAGGTTGGACCGCCCTAGTAGCGCCTCCCCCCAAGCTCACGACGACATCTTTCTCCTTACCTTGGTTTtgacttttttctttccctctgtttcaacctcgacatctTTCTAAAGCGATCCTTTTTTTAGTGTCGACCGTTTTGAtatccatcttcatcacgcTCTTGCTTGCGAAATTCAGGCTCTGGGGCCTTCGACCCACCCTCTGCTCGCCCAGAGCTGCTTCCGTCACTTTGACGCCTTGCGCCTCCTGACGATGCCCTCTGCGACGAACCCCGACCGAACAATCTCTTGCTTGTGAACGGGCGTCTCGCCCGCGGCCATCCAAGGCCCAGGTGCTACACGGCACATCTGCCATGCTGAGGCTCAAAAGCTCTCGTCGTCCCCAGGGACTGAAACCTGGTGACTATGATCACGAAATCGATCTCGTCGACCACGATGCCGTTCGGACGCCCGCCGAGTCCATCACCCCTGAGCCCGCCAACATGGCGAGGTGCTCAACGACCTCGCGCCTGCTAGCCctagatgacgacgaggaaacGGAACATCGACAGAACGGAGAGAATGGGAACCAGCATAACGGACAGAACGGACAAAACAAGAAGGACGATGGTGAACAGCATAGGCAGGATGACTCGCAGACTGAAGACGGCAATGGTCCTggatcatcctcatctcgaGTTCCTAGTGGAGAAGACCTGCCGCACCCCATGATGAGGCCATCGATTGAGGTTCAAGGTCAGTCCCCTCGTAACACCAGGCGTCGCAGCTCCCCTAACACGCTAATAGAGCCCACACCCCAAGCCTTCCATGGAAATCATCCTCAAGTCATGACCAAGAAACCACACATCGAGCGCGAGACTGCGATAGACATCTTGTACGAGAATGAGAGAGGTGGTTTCCTCTGTGGCATCGCCCTCTTCTCTGCCAAGGCCCTTGGAGGCCTTGACCCGCCTGCTTGGAGTAAGCTCACACTACATCCCCGCAACATGGCAACAAGAAATGCTGACCAGCTTCCTATTAAGCCAATGCCTACCACAAGGCATCGCCGACTAATATTCATACTGCTCAAGTCCCAGACCCTACCTGGGAATGGGCATGGCCTGAGTGGCGCGTCAATCACCAGGAGGGCGTCGACGAAGAAGGCTGGGAATACTCGTTCCATTTCTCTAAAAAGTTCTCGTGGCACCGCGGCAAATGGTGGAACTCGTTCGTCCGACGGCGTGCCTGGACACGCAAGCGGGTGAGAAAGAGGCCCGAGGATGTCTCGACGGATCCACACATGCTCAACGCCGACTATTTTGCGATACGTCCTGCTTCACACAAATCTCATCAGTCACGGGCGAGTGTGGCTAGCAGCCGTCTTAGTCGCTCGAGCATGAGCCAGATTTCGGCTGCGGAGGAGAAGCCCCCTGATATCGAGCACATAGACGACCTTATGGAGACTCTTCGACTGGCCAGGATAGACAGGGAGAAGCTCGACGCCGTTGACAGTTACCTGGAGCACGGGACAGACCTCGCGAAATTGCAGGACGAAATGCACGAGATCATGTCATTGTTTGTTTTCCAGGCATCACGGCGCATTCTGCTCAGCCGCCTAATGCAGGTTCACGACGAAACGACAAAACAAGTCAAGAAGACAAACACAACAGAGCTGCGGGAGCGAAACCAGGCGCTCAAAGATGCTGTGCACCACGCCGACGAAGAGGTGCGAAAGCTGG
This region of Fusarium falciforme chromosome 5, complete sequence genomic DNA includes:
- a CDS encoding RRNA adenine N(6)-methyltransferase, coding for MAKIKHAKRGSASSTPYERPSGGGGGSGSSSNKNNVFKFNTNFGQHILKNPGVSDAIVEKAFLKPTDTVLEVGPGTGNLTVRILERAKKCICVEVDPRMAAEVTKRVQGTPEQRKLEVLLGDVIKTELPQFDVCISNTPYQISSPLVFKLLSLPNPPRTSVLMFQREFALRLTARPGDALYCRLSVNAQFWAKITHIMKVGKNNFRPPPQVESSVVRIEPKTGKDRPNVSWDEWDGLLRVCFVRKNKTLRASWLGTKEVLAMVERNYRTWCAMNGVPVDDTLVEDGQDDDMDMEDGDAEEGGMDVDEDEDAPDFFKEMQNSATAKTKSKRKKTKVAELVREKIRKVLEDVTELADKRSGKCDENDFLRLLFAFNEEGIHFS